In the genome of Variibacter gotjawalensis, one region contains:
- a CDS encoding ABC transporter ATP-binding protein/permease, with the protein MDVRSAAGDLDEAAKQKSQARLFWRSGRGFWRETQVAWWLTGGIVLFVLVQLWFQYKLNLWNRSIFDALEKKDGGAVWSLALSFGPLALGSIVTAIIIVYVRMRMQRRWRGWLTQNITNRWLNGGRYFQLNFMPGDHENPEHRLTEDMRVATEAPVDFATGILTAFLTATTFIGVLYFVGGSLEFDWGGSKVTIPAFLVIAVVAYCAIVSGSMTIIARSFVPVAAAKNQSEAEFRYALTRVRENGESIAILGGEEEEKAGLNKLLSRVVVAWQKMAAQYMRTTGVSHANFIIASVIPVILCSPKYLAGTMSLGEVMQAAAAFIQVQYAFNWIVDNYPKLAEWTASARRVGSLVQSLDNMDAIEKDDRVGLIKRTETDDVAIRLRNLQVNLSDGTVVVDDADIDVKPGEKILLAGESGSGKSTLVRAIAGLWPWGSGEIALKRDAKLFMMPQRPYIPIGTLRRAAAYPESPDSLEEKDLHEALEFVGLAHAAERLDEEDVVWSNVLSGGEQQRLSFARLLLHKPDIVVMDESTSALDTKSQNELLTRLNERMPDMALISVGHRAELEMFHDRKVNLVRKRGGAQLEDEDKADDMPIARGIDMLRKLWQRAEKAQSKAEKKPEPSGAK; encoded by the coding sequence ATGGACGTCAGGTCAGCTGCCGGAGATTTGGATGAGGCAGCCAAGCAGAAGTCACAAGCTCGGCTCTTTTGGCGCAGCGGACGCGGTTTTTGGCGCGAAACGCAGGTCGCCTGGTGGCTGACGGGAGGCATTGTCCTCTTCGTCCTCGTCCAGCTCTGGTTTCAATACAAGCTTAACCTCTGGAATCGGTCGATCTTCGACGCGCTGGAAAAGAAGGACGGTGGCGCCGTCTGGTCGCTCGCGCTGTCCTTCGGTCCGCTAGCGCTCGGAAGCATCGTGACGGCGATCATCATCGTATACGTCCGCATGCGCATGCAGCGGCGCTGGCGCGGGTGGCTGACGCAGAACATCACCAACCGCTGGCTTAACGGCGGGCGCTATTTCCAGCTCAACTTCATGCCGGGCGACCACGAAAACCCCGAGCATCGCCTCACCGAGGATATGCGCGTCGCCACCGAGGCGCCGGTCGATTTCGCCACCGGCATCCTCACGGCGTTCCTCACCGCGACGACATTCATCGGCGTTTTGTATTTTGTCGGCGGCTCGCTCGAATTCGATTGGGGCGGCAGCAAGGTCACGATCCCGGCCTTCCTCGTCATCGCGGTTGTCGCTTACTGCGCGATCGTCAGCGGCTCGATGACCATCATCGCGCGCAGTTTCGTTCCGGTCGCCGCGGCGAAGAACCAATCGGAAGCCGAATTCCGCTACGCGCTGACGCGTGTACGCGAGAACGGCGAGTCGATCGCCATCCTCGGCGGCGAAGAGGAGGAGAAGGCCGGCCTCAACAAGTTGCTCTCCCGCGTCGTCGTCGCGTGGCAGAAGATGGCCGCGCAATACATGCGCACGACCGGCGTCTCGCACGCGAACTTCATCATCGCGTCGGTCATCCCGGTGATCCTATGTTCGCCGAAATATCTCGCCGGCACGATGTCGCTCGGCGAAGTGATGCAGGCGGCCGCTGCATTCATCCAGGTGCAATACGCGTTCAACTGGATCGTCGACAATTATCCGAAGCTCGCCGAATGGACCGCTTCCGCTCGCCGTGTCGGCAGCCTGGTTCAGTCGCTCGACAACATGGACGCGATCGAGAAGGACGACCGCGTCGGCCTGATCAAGCGCACCGAGACGGACGACGTCGCGATCCGCCTTCGTAATCTGCAGGTCAATCTCTCGGACGGCACCGTCGTCGTCGACGACGCGGACATCGACGTGAAGCCGGGCGAGAAAATCCTGCTCGCGGGCGAGTCCGGCAGCGGCAAGAGCACGCTCGTCCGCGCCATTGCGGGCTTGTGGCCGTGGGGCAGCGGCGAGATCGCGCTCAAGCGCGACGCCAAACTCTTTATGATGCCGCAGCGCCCGTATATCCCGATCGGCACGCTGCGCCGCGCTGCCGCTTATCCGGAATCGCCGGACAGTCTGGAGGAGAAGGATCTCCACGAGGCGCTCGAATTCGTCGGCCTGGCGCACGCCGCCGAACGCCTCGACGAGGAAGACGTCGTCTGGTCCAACGTCCTGTCGGGCGGCGAGCAGCAGCGCTTGTCCTTCGCGCGTCTCCTCCTGCACAAGCCCGATATCGTCGTGATGGACGAGTCGACCTCCGCGCTCGATACGAAGAGCCAGAACGAGCTCCTCACGCGGCTCAACGAACGCATGCCCGACATGGCGCTGATCAGCGTCGGCCACCGTGCCGAGCTCGAGATGTTCCACGACCGCAAGGTCAATCTGGTGCGCAAGCGTGGCGGCGCGCAGCTCGAAGACGAAGACAAGGCGGACGACATGCCAATCGCGCGCGGAATCGATATGCTGCGCAAACTGTGGCAGCGCGCCGAGAAGGCGCAGTCCAAAGCCGAGAAAAAGCCGGAGCCGAGCGGAGCAAAATGA
- a CDS encoding alpha/beta hydrolase family protein, protein MSEEARPITITVSEGIRVSGLVQRPRDATAIYVFAHGAGAGMNHPFMAAVAAGLARRDIATLRYQFPYMENGSKRPDRPELAHATVRAAVDKCRREFAGLPTFAGGKSFGGRMTSQAQAKAPLEGVRRLAFLGFPLHPAGKPSRERAAHLSDINIPMLFLQGTRDTLALPEEIEPVCAALGKRATLKFIDGADHSFHVLAKSGRRNPQVMDEVLDDLAAWMRVEP, encoded by the coding sequence ATGAGCGAAGAGGCGAGGCCGATCACCATCACGGTGTCGGAGGGGATCAGAGTGTCCGGCCTGGTGCAGCGGCCGCGCGATGCGACGGCGATCTACGTGTTCGCGCATGGCGCGGGCGCCGGAATGAATCATCCCTTCATGGCAGCGGTCGCCGCCGGCTTGGCAAGGCGCGATATCGCGACGCTGCGCTATCAGTTTCCCTACATGGAGAACGGCTCGAAGCGGCCGGATCGTCCCGAACTTGCGCACGCGACGGTGCGCGCTGCCGTCGACAAATGCCGCCGTGAGTTTGCCGGCCTGCCGACGTTCGCGGGCGGCAAATCCTTCGGCGGCCGTATGACCTCGCAGGCTCAGGCGAAAGCGCCGCTCGAAGGCGTACGGCGGCTCGCATTTCTGGGCTTTCCGCTGCACCCGGCCGGCAAGCCGTCGCGCGAGCGCGCCGCGCATCTGAGCGACATCAACATTCCGATGCTGTTCCTGCAGGGCACGCGCGACACACTGGCGCTGCCGGAAGAGATCGAGCCCGTCTGCGCCGCGCTCGGCAAACGCGCGACGCTGAAATTCATCGACGGCGCCGACCACAGTTTCCACGTTTTGGCGAAAAGCGGCCGCCGCAACCCGCAGGTGATGGACGAAGTGCTCGACGACCTGGCTGCTTGGATGCGTGTCGAACCGTAG